Proteins from a genomic interval of Amycolatopsis sp. cg13:
- a CDS encoding MarR family winged helix-turn-helix transcriptional regulator: MTSRTSRAETLTQLVNEVFVANGALLAAGDALTAEAGLTAAQWQVVGFLEDGPATAAELARRRGLRRQSVQETVNRLLRDGMLSRADNPADARAPLLRLTAKARAALRILGSRQAEWADAVASGLSEKDVETTLRTLRALRDLV; the protein is encoded by the coding sequence ATGACCTCGAGGACGTCCCGCGCGGAAACCCTTACGCAGCTTGTCAACGAGGTCTTCGTGGCCAATGGCGCGCTGCTGGCCGCAGGCGACGCACTCACCGCGGAAGCGGGATTGACCGCTGCGCAATGGCAGGTCGTCGGCTTCCTCGAAGACGGTCCCGCGACCGCGGCGGAGCTGGCTCGGCGGCGCGGGCTGAGGCGGCAAAGCGTGCAGGAGACGGTGAATCGCCTGCTGCGAGACGGAATGCTCTCCCGTGCCGACAACCCGGCGGACGCTCGTGCGCCGCTGCTGCGGTTGACCGCCAAAGCGCGGGCCGCGCTGCGAATCCTGGGCTCTCGGCAGGCCGAATGGGCGGATGCCGTCGCTTCGGGCCTGTCTGAGAAAGACGTCGAGACGACCCTGCGCACGCTTCGCGCGTTGCGCGATCTGGTCTGA
- a CDS encoding CoA-binding protein, whose product MKPEEILASARTIAVVGLSRDPGKAAHGVPASLQAHGFRIIPVHPSATELLGEKVYRSLEDIPEPVDLVDVFRPAGEAPDIARSAVAIGAKALWLQQGIVSAEARQIASDAGLEYVEDRCTAVVRAVAGISVA is encoded by the coding sequence ATGAAGCCCGAAGAAATCCTTGCCAGCGCGCGCACGATCGCGGTCGTCGGTCTGAGTCGCGACCCAGGCAAGGCAGCGCACGGCGTACCGGCTTCCCTGCAGGCGCACGGGTTCCGGATCATCCCGGTACATCCGTCGGCGACCGAACTGCTCGGAGAGAAGGTGTACCGGTCGCTGGAGGACATTCCGGAGCCAGTGGATCTGGTGGACGTCTTCCGTCCGGCCGGGGAAGCACCGGACATCGCGCGTTCCGCGGTCGCGATCGGGGCTAAGGCGTTGTGGTTGCAGCAGGGGATTGTGTCGGCGGAGGCGCGGCAGATCGCTTCTGATGCCGGGCTGGAGTATGTCGAGGATCGGTGCACTGCTGTTGTGCGAGCAGTGGCGGGGATTTCAGTGGCTTAA
- a CDS encoding ATP-binding protein gives MRILAAAGVRMRTTGVAVLALALAIATACVVVVLLLQQSLDRSVTESARSTARQVAVQLVRAGARDLSPSDVASTGDTEAVTQVLGPRSTPIASDPAIVGRPAITAARPAPGQETVETLPLGLDGDGSDYRLVSEGVNGPGGPFTVISARSLEPVTEASARLTLLLGLISLPLLGIAGFAVYRSVGSALRPVERMRRTVAEISTRDLALRVPLPPGGDEVHRLAVTLNEMLERLGSAQAAQRRFVADASHELRSPLSTISTALDVSSQHPETTDELVPVITRETARLRELVDDLLMLARTDDATDRPARTEVDLDDIVRAEAERVRGEAAVEIEVRAGPAKVRGSEAQLRRAVRNLVDNACGHARERIRIASSVQDEMVVVEVSDDGPGVAEEDRERVFERFVRLDASRRRGGTGLGLSIVAGIAARHGGRARYVDVADPSYPGAHFVIELPSIELPRIEED, from the coding sequence GTGAGAATTCTCGCTGCAGCAGGCGTCCGGATGCGGACAACCGGGGTTGCCGTGCTCGCGCTCGCGCTTGCCATCGCGACCGCGTGCGTCGTCGTGGTACTCCTGCTGCAGCAGTCGCTCGACCGAAGCGTCACCGAAAGCGCGCGCAGTACCGCGCGGCAGGTTGCTGTCCAACTCGTGCGCGCGGGCGCGCGAGACCTGTCGCCAAGCGACGTCGCGAGCACTGGTGACACTGAAGCAGTTACGCAGGTTCTCGGGCCGCGAAGCACGCCGATCGCGAGTGACCCGGCGATTGTCGGCCGTCCGGCCATCACCGCCGCGCGCCCGGCCCCAGGACAAGAAACCGTCGAAACGCTGCCGCTCGGCTTAGACGGCGACGGCAGTGACTATCGCTTGGTCTCGGAAGGCGTCAACGGACCGGGTGGACCGTTCACCGTCATCTCGGCACGGTCGCTTGAGCCAGTCACCGAAGCGTCTGCGCGGCTTACGTTGCTGCTGGGGCTGATTTCGCTGCCACTGCTCGGTATCGCCGGCTTCGCGGTGTACCGCTCTGTCGGGTCCGCACTGCGACCGGTTGAGCGGATGCGACGCACTGTCGCCGAGATCTCGACCCGCGACCTCGCCTTGCGCGTACCGCTGCCTCCTGGCGGCGACGAGGTGCACCGGCTCGCTGTCACGCTCAACGAGATGCTCGAACGGCTTGGGTCGGCGCAGGCCGCGCAACGCCGCTTCGTCGCCGACGCGAGTCACGAGCTGCGCTCGCCGCTGTCGACCATCAGCACCGCCCTCGACGTTTCTAGCCAGCACCCGGAGACCACCGACGAACTGGTACCCGTGATCACTCGCGAGACCGCGCGCCTGCGAGAGCTGGTGGACGACCTTCTGATGCTCGCACGCACCGACGACGCCACAGACCGGCCCGCGCGCACTGAAGTCGATCTAGACGACATCGTCCGCGCCGAAGCCGAACGCGTACGCGGCGAAGCGGCTGTCGAGATCGAAGTGCGCGCGGGACCGGCGAAGGTGCGCGGCAGCGAGGCGCAGCTGCGTCGCGCCGTACGCAACCTCGTCGACAACGCTTGCGGGCACGCGCGTGAGCGGATCCGGATTGCGAGTTCGGTGCAAGATGAGATGGTCGTGGTGGAGGTGAGCGACGACGGCCCGGGCGTCGCCGAGGAGGACCGGGAGCGAGTGTTCGAGCGGTTTGTGCGGCTGGACGCGTCACGACGGCGCGGCGGCACCGGGCTCGGCCTGTCGATCGTGGCCGGCATCGCGGCCCGGCACGGCGGCCGCGCGCGGTACGTCGACGTCGCCGACCCGAGCTACCCGGGCGCGCACTTCGTGATCGAACTGCCGAGCATCGAACTGCCCCGGATCGAGGAGGACTGA
- a CDS encoding 2-keto-4-pentenoate hydratase, which yields MTADIAAAAQELLNRTEESAQLTDTWPDLDLATAYAIQDEALRLRQERGETLIGVKLGLTSRAKQQRMGVAEPLLAWLTDAMVLPAGAPTPQLIHPRAEPELVFVLGERLAGPGVTAATALGAVSQVYGGIEIIDSRYRDYRFTLPDVVADNGSSALFGLGSVGRPPSSLDLSLEAALLEVDGQIVDTATGAAVQGHPAEALALAANSLAARGLALEPGWLVLTGGMTDAVELRPGSRVAAHFSNLGSVTISG from the coding sequence GTGACCGCCGATATCGCTGCCGCAGCGCAGGAATTGCTCAACCGGACGGAAGAGAGCGCGCAGCTTACGGACACCTGGCCGGACCTGGATCTCGCCACCGCGTACGCGATCCAGGACGAAGCCCTGCGGCTGCGTCAGGAACGCGGTGAGACGCTGATCGGGGTGAAGCTCGGGCTGACGTCGCGGGCGAAACAGCAGCGGATGGGCGTCGCGGAACCCCTGCTCGCATGGCTGACCGACGCGATGGTGCTGCCCGCAGGCGCGCCGACGCCGCAGCTCATCCACCCGCGCGCGGAACCGGAACTGGTGTTCGTGCTCGGCGAGCGGCTCGCCGGCCCGGGCGTCACCGCGGCTACCGCTCTTGGCGCGGTTTCCCAGGTATACGGCGGAATTGAGATCATCGACAGCCGTTACCGCGACTACCGTTTCACGTTGCCGGACGTCGTCGCGGACAACGGCTCGTCAGCGCTGTTCGGGCTCGGCTCGGTCGGCCGTCCACCGTCCTCTTTGGACCTTTCGCTGGAAGCCGCGCTGCTCGAAGTGGACGGTCAGATCGTCGACACCGCGACCGGTGCCGCCGTGCAAGGGCACCCGGCCGAGGCGCTGGCGTTGGCGGCGAATTCCTTGGCCGCGCGCGGATTGGCGCTGGAACCGGGCTGGCTCGTGCTGACCGGCGGGATGACCGACGCCGTCGAACTGCGTCCCGGGTCCCGCGTCGCCGCGCACTTCTCGAACCTGGGTTCGGTGACGATCAGCGGGTAG
- a CDS encoding alpha/beta fold hydrolase, producing MTEQTLEADGITLCHESFGDPSAPPLLLVMGLAAPMIWWDDEFCARLAEAGFHVHRFDNRDVGRSQWWTGRASLPLAYFLRSAPYSLGDLADDAGKLLDALGIESAHVVGTSMGGMIAQEFAIRHPERVRTLTSIMSTTGARTVGLPRPKAALAMLAPGPRTREDYVTQLVRTSRLIGSPGYVFDEDHFRERAERTYDRGLNPAGVFRQLAAILSSRDRTADLRRLSLPSLVIHGTADPLVHVSGGRATARALGADLDLVPGMGHDLPREVWPRVIAGIKRLATR from the coding sequence ATGACCGAGCAGACCCTCGAAGCAGACGGCATCACCCTGTGCCACGAATCGTTCGGCGATCCGTCCGCGCCGCCGTTGCTGCTGGTGATGGGCCTCGCCGCGCCGATGATCTGGTGGGACGACGAGTTCTGCGCACGGCTCGCCGAGGCCGGCTTCCACGTGCACCGGTTCGACAATCGCGACGTCGGGCGTTCGCAGTGGTGGACCGGCCGGGCCAGCCTTCCGCTCGCGTACTTCCTGCGCTCCGCGCCGTACTCGCTCGGCGACCTGGCCGACGACGCGGGCAAGCTGCTCGACGCGCTCGGCATCGAAAGCGCGCACGTGGTCGGCACGTCGATGGGCGGGATGATCGCGCAGGAGTTCGCGATCCGGCACCCGGAGCGGGTGCGGACGCTGACCTCGATCATGTCGACCACCGGCGCGCGCACCGTCGGCCTGCCCAGACCGAAGGCCGCGCTCGCGATGCTGGCCCCGGGACCGCGCACGCGCGAGGACTACGTGACGCAACTGGTGCGCACGTCGAGGCTGATCGGCTCGCCCGGTTACGTGTTCGACGAGGACCATTTCCGCGAGCGCGCGGAACGCACGTACGACCGCGGCCTCAACCCGGCGGGTGTGTTCCGGCAGCTCGCCGCGATCCTGTCCTCCCGCGACCGGACCGCCGATCTGCGCCGCCTTTCCTTGCCGTCCTTGGTGATCCACGGTACGGCCGACCCGCTGGTGCACGTGTCCGGCGGCCGCGCGACCGCCCGCGCGCTCGGTGCGGACCTCGACCTCGTGCCCGGCATGGGACACGACCTGCCGCGCGAAGTGTGGCCGCGCGTGATCGCCGGGATCAAACGGCTCGCTACCCGCTGA
- a CDS encoding DUF1579 family protein — MDMPVVGAAHEALAALVGDWSGTEELAAAPWAPASTATATCSYRRALDGFAVLEDYVQTREDGSRMLGHHVFTVDPATGDTLWFGFDSYGFPPASPARGGWRDGTLHLEKQTERGVAIHRITPEGDVLTHEIDVRLGSDDDFRPFLRARYLRSARD, encoded by the coding sequence ATGGACATGCCCGTCGTCGGAGCCGCGCACGAAGCCCTTGCCGCACTCGTCGGAGACTGGTCCGGCACCGAAGAACTCGCCGCCGCGCCCTGGGCTCCCGCCTCGACGGCCACCGCGACCTGCAGTTATCGCCGCGCGCTCGACGGATTCGCCGTGCTGGAGGACTACGTCCAGACCCGCGAAGACGGCTCGCGAATGCTGGGCCACCACGTCTTCACCGTCGACCCGGCGACTGGCGACACCCTGTGGTTCGGCTTCGACAGCTACGGCTTCCCGCCCGCGTCTCCCGCACGCGGCGGCTGGCGCGACGGCACGCTGCACCTCGAAAAGCAGACCGAACGCGGTGTCGCGATCCACCGGATCACCCCGGAAGGGGACGTCCTCACCCACGAAATCGACGTCCGCCTCGGGTCCGACGACGATTTCCGCCCGTTCCTTCGTGCCCGCTACCTCCGGAGTGCGCGAGACTGA
- a CDS encoding nuclear transport factor 2 family protein, translating into MAATKVSDRDAIVEVVNRYSYSLDERDWDSLGQVFTADAVGRYGGPALNGRAAIVASIRSFLDGCGPSQHLLGNHIVELDGDQATARCKARVYHYGAGERAALAPYECFGVYRDRLRRTAEGWRITERFFDVRHTVGDIAILRPSS; encoded by the coding sequence ATGGCTGCGACGAAGGTCAGCGATCGCGACGCGATCGTCGAGGTCGTCAACCGTTACAGCTACAGCTTGGACGAACGGGACTGGGATTCGCTCGGCCAGGTCTTCACCGCCGACGCCGTCGGCCGCTACGGCGGGCCGGCGCTGAACGGCAGGGCCGCGATCGTGGCCTCCATCCGGTCCTTCCTCGATGGCTGCGGTCCCTCGCAACACTTGCTGGGCAACCATATCGTGGAACTCGACGGCGATCAGGCGACTGCCCGGTGCAAGGCGAGGGTGTACCACTACGGCGCGGGCGAGCGAGCCGCGCTGGCACCCTATGAGTGCTTCGGGGTCTACCGGGACCGGCTGCGGCGAACCGCCGAAGGCTGGCGGATCACCGAACGATTCTTCGACGTGCGGCACACAGTCGGCGACATCGCGATCTTGCGGCCATCTTCCTAA
- a CDS encoding response regulator transcription factor → MRLLIVEDELEFAETLRRGLVAEGFTVNVAHTGRDGLWSAMEHDYDAVVLDIMLPELSGYEVLKRLRAAENWTPVLMLTAKDGEYDEADAFDLGADDYLSKPFSFVVLLARLRALLRRGAPARPAVLTAGDLQLDPAARTVHRGETRIELTAREFGLLEFLLRRQGAALTKNEILGHVWDAHYEGDENVVEVYVGYLRRKIDAPFGTRTIETVRGVGYRLVG, encoded by the coding sequence ATGCGGTTGCTGATCGTGGAGGACGAACTGGAGTTCGCCGAAACCCTTCGCCGCGGCCTGGTCGCCGAGGGATTCACGGTGAATGTCGCGCACACCGGGCGGGACGGGCTCTGGTCGGCGATGGAGCACGATTACGACGCCGTGGTGCTCGACATCATGCTTCCCGAGCTTTCCGGCTACGAAGTGCTGAAACGCTTGCGGGCAGCGGAGAATTGGACGCCGGTGCTGATGCTCACGGCGAAGGACGGCGAGTACGACGAGGCCGACGCATTCGACCTCGGCGCGGACGATTATCTGTCGAAACCGTTCTCGTTCGTCGTTTTGCTGGCTCGGTTGCGTGCGCTGCTTCGGCGGGGTGCGCCCGCCCGTCCGGCGGTGTTGACCGCCGGGGATCTGCAGCTCGACCCGGCCGCGCGCACTGTCCACAGAGGAGAGACGCGGATCGAGCTGACCGCGCGCGAGTTCGGGTTGCTCGAGTTCTTGTTGCGTCGGCAGGGGGCGGCGTTGACCAAGAACGAGATTCTCGGTCATGTTTGGGACGCGCATTACGAGGGCGACGAGAATGTGGTCGAGGTTTACGTCGGGTATTTGCGGCGGAAGATCGACGCGCCGTTCGGAACGCGGACAATCGAGACCGTGCGCGGGGTGGGGTACCGGCTCGTCGGATGA
- a CDS encoding IclR family transcriptional regulator, with amino-acid sequence MDAAVRGLDQSGTLERGLAVLEHVGQHQEISTNALARQLGLSRSAAYRIVGTLKRLEYLEADTVTGRVRLGTRLVELGARAMAATDLHRCAPRYLTALAERSGETTYLAVPDNDAMVYVATERSASAVTLSCRLGTRRPQHATSLGKAWLAALPEADRVERVRRMKLDSLTLKTINDPVRLLDELARTRRRGWAVDDLENEPDVGCVAAAVRDHSGRPIAAISVAGPAPRVMRRADELGATVAGTAAALSMRLGYVRNR; translated from the coding sequence GTGGACGCAGCAGTACGCGGGCTGGACCAAAGCGGCACCCTGGAGCGCGGGCTGGCGGTGCTCGAACACGTCGGGCAGCACCAGGAAATCTCCACGAACGCGCTCGCCCGGCAACTGGGCCTTTCGCGCAGCGCCGCTTACCGGATCGTCGGCACCCTGAAGCGGCTGGAGTACCTGGAGGCGGACACCGTCACCGGACGCGTGCGGCTCGGCACCCGGCTGGTCGAACTGGGCGCCCGCGCGATGGCGGCGACCGACCTGCACCGCTGCGCGCCGCGGTATCTCACCGCACTGGCCGAACGTTCCGGGGAGACGACGTACCTCGCCGTGCCGGACAACGACGCGATGGTCTACGTCGCGACCGAACGCAGCGCCAGCGCGGTCACGCTCTCCTGCCGTCTCGGCACTCGGCGGCCGCAGCACGCGACGTCGCTGGGCAAGGCCTGGTTGGCGGCGTTGCCGGAGGCCGATCGGGTGGAGCGAGTGCGCCGGATGAAGCTGGACAGCCTCACCCTCAAGACCATCAACGACCCGGTCCGGCTGCTGGACGAACTGGCGCGCACCCGGCGTCGCGGCTGGGCCGTCGACGACCTGGAAAACGAGCCGGACGTCGGCTGTGTCGCGGCGGCCGTGCGGGACCACTCGGGCCGTCCGATCGCGGCGATCAGCGTCGCCGGACCGGCTCCCCGGGTGATGCGCCGGGCGGACGAACTGGGCGCGACGGTGGCCGGGACGGCGGCGGCGTTGTCGATGCGGCTGGGATACGTGCGCAACCGCTGA
- a CDS encoding VOC family protein: MAPTETEVAQLAQARDRLRDQHLHPASERPATVGRGIHHTALLSSDVERTITFYQDILGFPLTELIENRDYPGSSHFFFDVGNGNAVAFFDLPGLDLGPYAEVLGGLHHLALSLTPEAWAGARSRLDAAGVKYQEESGTSIYFADPDGARIELIADDLGEMYGSKIG, translated from the coding sequence ATGGCACCCACCGAGACCGAAGTCGCCCAGCTCGCGCAGGCCCGCGACCGGCTGCGGGACCAGCACCTGCACCCCGCGTCGGAGCGCCCCGCGACCGTGGGCCGCGGCATCCACCACACCGCGCTGCTGTCCAGCGACGTCGAGCGGACGATCACCTTCTACCAGGACATTCTCGGCTTCCCGCTCACCGAACTGATCGAAAACCGCGACTACCCGGGGTCGAGCCACTTCTTCTTCGACGTCGGCAACGGCAACGCGGTCGCGTTCTTCGACCTGCCCGGCCTCGACCTCGGCCCGTACGCGGAGGTGCTCGGCGGACTGCACCACCTGGCCCTGTCGCTCACCCCGGAAGCCTGGGCGGGCGCGCGCTCCCGGCTCGACGCCGCTGGCGTGAAGTACCAGGAAGAGAGCGGCACGTCGATCTACTTCGCCGACCCGGACGGTGCCCGGATCGAACTGATCGCGGACGACCTCGGCGAGATGTACGGGTCGAAGATCGGCTGA
- a CDS encoding 2-keto-4-pentenoate hydratase — MEPAELQDAVALLTSAYERHEPIDPLVKTFPDGTIEDAYRVQQEQVRAWVAAGDVVRGHKVGLASAAMQRQMGVNQPDFGHLTSSMFLLEHQPIPTTRFLQPRIEPEIAFVLGAPLRGPGVTVADAVRAVDFVLPSLEIVDSRVRDWKISIFDTVADNASSGGVILGSSPTNLRDVDLRLAGCTLHVNGQLAATGAGGAVLGSPINALVWLANTVGPLGVTLEPGHVVLPGSMTAAQTVRPGDTVVATMAGLGSVTAVFAPEEEK, encoded by the coding sequence GTGGAACCCGCTGAGCTGCAGGACGCCGTCGCGCTGCTGACGAGCGCGTACGAGCGCCACGAGCCGATCGATCCGCTCGTGAAGACCTTCCCCGACGGCACCATCGAAGACGCCTATCGCGTGCAGCAGGAGCAAGTGCGCGCGTGGGTGGCGGCGGGCGACGTGGTGCGCGGCCACAAGGTCGGCCTCGCCTCCGCCGCGATGCAGCGCCAGATGGGTGTGAACCAGCCCGACTTCGGGCACCTCACCAGCTCGATGTTCCTGCTCGAACACCAGCCGATCCCGACGACGCGGTTCCTGCAGCCGCGCATCGAACCGGAGATCGCGTTCGTGCTCGGCGCGCCGCTGCGCGGTCCGGGCGTGACCGTCGCCGACGCCGTCCGCGCGGTCGACTTCGTGCTTCCGTCCCTGGAGATCGTCGATTCGCGGGTCCGCGACTGGAAAATCTCGATCTTCGACACCGTCGCGGACAACGCGTCGTCCGGCGGCGTCATTCTCGGCAGCAGCCCGACCAACCTGCGCGACGTCGACCTGCGGCTCGCCGGCTGCACGCTGCACGTCAACGGCCAGCTCGCGGCCACCGGCGCGGGCGGCGCGGTGCTGGGTTCGCCGATCAACGCACTCGTGTGGCTGGCCAACACCGTCGGCCCGCTCGGCGTGACGCTGGAGCCGGGCCACGTCGTACTGCCCGGTTCGATGACCGCCGCGCAGACCGTCCGCCCCGGCGACACCGTCGTGGCGACCATGGCCGGCCTGGGCAGCGTGACCGCGGTGTTCGCTCCGGAGGAGGAAAAGTGA
- a CDS encoding MurT ligase domain-containing protein — translation MSTRLRTRASVAAGRLTAWFSRTARLGRGGVIGGRVTLRLDPKALRRLGRDRTVVIVTGTNGKTTTSLMLTRALEALAEVAHNGDGANMPDGLVAALAAAPEAPYAVLEVDETYVPWVAEQVQPAALVLLNLSRDQLDRVGEVRMMERDLRAAFAGLSRTVVVANCDDVLVTSAASAAARPVWVGTGRRWSGDSVSCPRCGGAITHTDREWRCAVCAFARPEPTWTLDGDLVHTPGGRQVDLDLRLPGEANRANAALALAAAHCVGVPPHTAAARLRTITDIGGRYRTIRRTRHSVRLMLAKNPAGWAETLRVLDEDTPVVVAVNAHEADGRDLSWLWDVHFERLRGRQVVVAGERCADLAVRLCYAEVPHWSAPDPVSAIDTLPPGGVELVANYTAFRDLVDRLPDV, via the coding sequence ATGTCCACACGTCTGCGCACCCGGGCGTCGGTCGCCGCCGGGCGGCTGACCGCGTGGTTTTCCCGTACCGCCCGGCTGGGCCGCGGCGGGGTGATCGGCGGCCGCGTCACGCTGCGGCTCGACCCCAAGGCGCTGCGCAGGCTCGGCCGCGATCGCACGGTCGTGATCGTCACCGGCACGAACGGCAAAACCACCACGTCGCTGATGCTCACCCGCGCGCTCGAAGCGCTCGCCGAAGTCGCGCACAACGGCGACGGCGCGAACATGCCCGACGGTCTGGTGGCCGCGCTCGCCGCAGCCCCTGAAGCGCCGTACGCGGTGCTGGAGGTGGACGAAACCTACGTTCCGTGGGTGGCCGAGCAGGTGCAGCCCGCGGCGCTCGTGCTGCTCAACCTCAGCCGGGACCAGCTCGACCGCGTCGGCGAGGTCCGGATGATGGAGCGCGACCTCCGCGCCGCGTTCGCCGGGCTGTCGCGCACGGTCGTGGTCGCGAACTGCGACGACGTCCTGGTCACTTCCGCGGCCTCGGCGGCGGCCCGCCCGGTGTGGGTCGGCACCGGACGGCGCTGGTCGGGCGATTCCGTCTCCTGCCCCCGCTGCGGCGGCGCGATCACCCACACCGATCGCGAATGGCGCTGCGCGGTCTGTGCTTTCGCCCGCCCGGAGCCGACCTGGACCCTCGACGGCGACCTGGTCCACACGCCCGGGGGACGGCAGGTGGACCTCGACCTGCGGCTGCCCGGCGAGGCCAACCGCGCCAACGCCGCTCTCGCGCTCGCCGCCGCGCATTGTGTCGGCGTGCCGCCGCACACCGCCGCGGCCCGGCTGCGCACGATCACCGATATCGGCGGGCGGTACCGCACGATTCGCCGCACCCGGCACTCGGTGCGGCTCATGCTTGCGAAAAATCCGGCTGGATGGGCCGAAACGTTGCGCGTGCTCGACGAGGACACCCCGGTCGTCGTCGCGGTCAACGCGCACGAGGCGGACGGCCGCGACCTGTCGTGGCTCTGGGACGTGCACTTCGAGCGCTTGCGCGGCCGTCAGGTCGTCGTCGCCGGCGAGCGGTGCGCGGACCTCGCGGTGCGGCTTTGCTACGCCGAGGTGCCGCATTGGTCGGCCCCGGACCCGGTCAGCGCGATCGACACGCTGCCGCCGGGCGGGGTCGAGCTCGTCGCGAACTACACCGCCTTCCGCGACCTGGTCGACCGGTTGCCTGATGTCTGA
- a CDS encoding type 1 glutamine amidotransferase, protein MSDSTVGIGLLLPEVLGTYGDSGNAQVLCKRLQWRGYDAEVVPVSLDSAVPSTLDLYLLGGGEDMAQVLAADFLRDSAGLRSAANAGRPVFGVCAGLQILGTRFRGVDGIEHAGLGLLDLVTEPAQQRAVAELIVEPNLLETPLTGFENHQGASVLGPGSVPLGRVVRGTGNGDSTEGAVTDHVVGTYLHGPALARNPELADLLLSWVLGHALKPLDLTEVDTLRSERLAARRAR, encoded by the coding sequence ATGTCTGATTCGACCGTCGGCATCGGCCTGCTGCTGCCCGAGGTACTGGGAACGTACGGCGATTCCGGCAACGCACAGGTGCTCTGCAAACGCTTGCAGTGGCGGGGTTACGACGCCGAGGTGGTGCCGGTCTCGCTCGACTCCGCGGTACCGTCCACTTTGGACCTCTACCTGCTCGGCGGCGGCGAGGACATGGCGCAGGTGCTGGCCGCGGACTTCCTGCGCGACTCGGCGGGGCTGCGGAGCGCGGCGAACGCGGGCCGTCCGGTCTTCGGGGTGTGTGCAGGCCTGCAGATCCTTGGCACGCGCTTCCGCGGCGTCGACGGCATCGAACACGCCGGGCTGGGGCTGCTCGACCTCGTCACCGAGCCGGCGCAGCAGCGCGCGGTGGCCGAGTTGATCGTCGAACCGAACCTGCTCGAGACGCCGCTGACCGGCTTCGAAAACCATCAGGGCGCGAGCGTGCTCGGTCCGGGCAGCGTGCCGCTGGGCCGCGTCGTCCGGGGCACTGGCAACGGCGACAGCACCGAGGGCGCGGTCACCGACCACGTCGTGGGGACTTACCTTCACGGCCCGGCGCTGGCGCGCAACCCCGAGCTGGCTGACCTGCTGTTGTCGTGGGTGCTGGGCCACGCGCTGAAGCCGTTGGACCTGACTGAGGTGGACACTCTCCGCTCGGAACGGCTGGCAGCCCGCCGCGCCCGATGA